A window of the Amblyraja radiata isolate CabotCenter1 chromosome 5, sAmbRad1.1.pri, whole genome shotgun sequence genome harbors these coding sequences:
- the LOC116973779 gene encoding opsin-5-like, which translates to MAFRNSPWRNHNSTFPVKESYISEQGETIIGIYLLSLGWLSWFGNSVVMFVLFRQRATLQPPDYLTFNLAISDASVSLFGYSRGIMEIFNVFRDDGFLITSIWTCQADGFLTLLFGLVSINSLTVISIVRYIKGCHPYRAHCIGTGSIMVSLSLIWAAALFWSGAPLFGWGSYTDRLYGTCEIDWARAMFSTVYKSYIISVFTCCFFLPVSVMVFTYVSIIKTVKSNRALAVDGGVGERQRKLERDVTRVSMVICTAFIVAWSPYAVISMWSTSGRHVPAFTSLLASLFAKSASSYNPLIYFGMNSRFRRDVCALLPCAAGKEGVKLKRVKRCPELEMGMSPEPERAAATGAAAGAQLPGTSDMEWSHLPNSQNSGYECERL; encoded by the exons ATGGCTTTCCGCAACAGTCCGTGGAGGAACCACAACAGCACCTTCCCCGTCAAAGAGTCTTACATCTCGGAGCAAGGAGAAACCATAATTGGCATCTACCTGCTGAGCCTGG GCTGGTTATCCTGGTTTGGAAACAGTGTGGTGATGTTTGTGCTGTTCAGACAGAGGGCAACTCTACAGCCACCAGATTACCTAACCTTTAACCTGGCCATCTCAGACGCCAGCGTTTCCCTCTTCGGATACTCCCGTGGGATTATGGAGATTTTCAATGTATTTCGAGATGACGGTTTCCTCATCACATCCATATGGACTTGTCAG GCTGATGGATTCCTCACGCTGCTCTTCGGTCTGGTGAGCATTAATTCACTGACAGTGATCAGCATCGTAAGATACATCAAAGGCTGCCATCCATACAGAG CTCACTGTATTGGCACTGGGAGTATAATGGTGTCACTGAGCCTGATCTGGGCTGCTGCTCTCTTCTGGTCGGGTGCCCCGCTGTTTGGCTGGGGCAGTTACACAG ACCGCCTGTACGGGACGTGTGAGATAGACTGGGCCAGAGCAATGTTCTCCACCGTTTACAAATCCTACATCATCTCTGTCTTCacctgctgcttcttcctgcccgtCTCCGTCATGGTCTTCACCTACGTCTCCATCATCAAGACGGTGAAGTCCAACCGCGCGCTGGCCGTAGACGGTGGCGTGGGAGAGCGCCAGAGGAAACTGGAGAGGGACGTCACTCGG GTTTCCATGGTCATCTGCACGGCGTTCATCGTGGCCTGGTCTCCCTACGCGGTGATCTCCATGTGGTCAACAAGTGGCCGCCACGTCCCGGCCTTCACCAGCCTGCTCGCCAGCCTCTTCGCCAAGTCCGCCAGCTCCTACAACCCCCTCATCTACTTCGGCATGAACTCCAGGTTCCGCCGGGACGTGTGTGCGCTGCTGCCCTGCGCCGCCGGCAAGGAGGGGGTGAAGCTGAAGCGGGTGAAGCGCTGCCCGGAGCTGGAGATGGGGATGAGCCCGGAGCCCGAGAGAGCCGCTGCTACCGGGGCCGCTGCCGGAGCCCAGCTCCCGGGGACCAGCGACATGGAATGGTCCCACCTCCCCAACAGCCAGAACTCGGGCTACGAGTGTGAGAGGTTGtag